One Rosa chinensis cultivar Old Blush chromosome 3, RchiOBHm-V2, whole genome shotgun sequence DNA window includes the following coding sequences:
- the LOC112195207 gene encoding probable LRR receptor-like serine/threonine-protein kinase At1g53430 isoform X2: MSKPSHRVVLARLVLYLNLLLWQVLELKSQAPPPPPPAPELPDDEVQALRTVRDKLGLKAATFIYNTYCQGRVFTYGYSFRCNCTYDNNRVCHIISISINNLGLTGVIPDEVADLRYLESLVLSGNKLYDSIPAALGNLNNLETLYLQYNLLQGSIPRTLGSLENLRQLYLQFNRLSGSIPDELGNLVKLNMLDISENQLTGPLPKTLGNLSFLNGFWAIANSLSDKFPDTYGNLTRLTRFYISGNDISGPLPVDIIKNWTNIQALSLMGNNFKGNLTEEVFNLPNLEYLMVSDLEDATFELPSNITNTNYVYLVLRNCSIIGSIPKYIGDQMTSLKHLDLSFNSLTGGLPEYRKSDLLVYMSFSTNMLSGMIPAWILGEVQTRIDLSFNDLSALDSGVPTNPDLNLFACCRNSSATEPEMRDPLEMMNTYCPGKEKKYHSLFINCGGGETTVNGVTYEQDNATAPFFTSPNKNWAYSSSGNFLEGNANSSDYTKNMTCGVSVAEAPLYDRARLSPVSLKYYAFCLREGKYNVMLKFAEILYTEDTDYTSLRKRAFDIYIQDDKFKVLHDFDIREQARGPDKPITRNFTAVVDKNKTLLTIHMYWDGKGSSGYGPAFNGPLISAISVTPEFKVHNEKLRPLHNALIGIGSTIILVLLLLPFVWMGWLRSRNSPKIKVGEEKKEEGTQDKHVTLKELIDATGKFSDKSIIGSGSLGKVYKAQLQGQIKTTVAVKRLSSHFKENIQKLKKEIKWLYELKHENLIKLFDYHIEKDLQLLVYEYMENRSLEDALTVDSNTRSLKFTWDTRFKICLGIARGLEYLHNHRKLNIAHMNIKAVNILLDGDLEPKISDFGLAHLYVDENQFKVIKREVSQGYMAPEYFQGNLTIKADVYSFGVILLEIVSWKKNVIKSHNGTEVLVDTANEKHEQGNLKDMIDKNLENCDTQQALTILQLAVKCTSIAPSVRPSMSDVVSVLLNKKRIDELFRSASPNVGEKIKGSGHLAYADSLGATSIDLTPSTSSPSTKTKAELESISVDVPMKS, translated from the exons ATGAGCAAGCCTTCCCATAGAGTAGTGCTTGCGAGGCTTGTTTTATACCTAAACTTGCTACTTTGGCAGGTTTTGGAACTCAAATCCCAGGCTCCACCGCCTCCACCGCCTGCACCAGAACTCCCAGATGATGAAG TGCAAGCTCTCAGAACCGTGAGAGACAAGTTGGGATTGAAGGCAGCGACATTTATATATAATACATATTGCCAGGGTCGTGTCTTCACTTACGGTTATTCCTTCCGTTGTAATTGTACCTACGACAACAACAGGGTTTGTCATATCATAAGCAT CTCCATAAACAACTTAGGTTTAACTGGAGTTATACCAGATGAAGTGGCTGATCTTCGGTACCTGGAGTCCCT CGTCCTATCCGGCAATAAACTTTATGACTCCATACCAGCTGCATTGGGGAACTTGAATAATCTCGAAACCTT ATATCTACAGTACAACTTGCTGCAAGGCTCTATACCACGAACCTTGGGTTCACTGGAAAATCTCCGGCAACT GTATCTCCAGTTTAATAGGTTATCGGGCTCAATTCCTGATGAATTGGGAAATCTCGTCAAGCTTAATATGTT GGATATTTCTGAGAACCAGCTCACTGGTCCGCTTCCCAAAACACTTGGAAATTTGAGTTTCCTCAACGGCTT CTGGGCCATAGCCAATTCCTTGAGTGATAAATTTCCGGACACTTATGGGAACCTTACAAGGCTAACACGTTT TTATATATCCGGGAATGATATCTCTGGTCCATTACCTGTTGACATCATAAAGAACTGGACTAATATCCAAGCTCT GTCACTCATGGGAAACAATTTTAAAGGAAATTTGACTGAAGAAGTATTCAATTTGCCAAACCTTGAATATCT GATGGTAAGTGACCTGGAAGATGCTACTTTCGAGCTACCATCAAACATTACGAATACCAACTATGTTTATCT GGTACTGAGGAACTGCTCAATCATTGGTTCAATCCCCAAATACATTGGTGATCAAATGACATCTCTAAAGCACTT AGATTTGAGTTTCAACAGCTTAACTGGTGGACTCCCAGAGTATAGGAAATCAGATTTACTTGTTTACAT GTCTTTTTCCACAAATATGCTTAGTGGGATGATACCTGCTTGGATCCTTGGGGAAGTCCAAACTAGGAT AGATCTATCATTCAATGATTTGTCAGCATTGGACTCTGGAGTACCAACAAACCCAGATCT GAACTTGTTCGCTTGTTGCCGCAACTCCTCAGCCACTGAACCAGAAAT GAGGGATCCATTAGAAATGATGAATACATATTGTCcgggaaaggaaaaaaaat ACCATTCTTTGTTTATTAACTGTGGTGGTGGAGAAACAACTGTTAATGGAGTTACTTATGAGCAAGATAACGCCACAGCACCCTTCTTCACAAGTCCAAATAAAAACTGGGCTTATAGCTCTTCTGGAAATTTTTTGGAAGGAAATGCCAATTCTAGTGATTACACCAAGAACATGACATGTGGAGTTTCTGTTGCCGAGGCACCTTTGTATGATAGAGCTCGTCTTTCCCCTGTATCTCTCAAGTACTATGCTTTCTGTCTACGTGAAGGCAAATATAATGTGATGCTCAAGTTTGCTGAAATTTTATACACCGAAGATACAGACTATACCAGTTTGAGGAAGCGTGCATTCGATATTTATATTCAG GATGACAAGTTTAAGGTGCTACATGATTTCGACATTAGAGAGCAGGCAAGAGGTCCAGATAAACCAATTACCAGAAATTTTACAGCTGTGGTAGATAAAAATAAGACTCTATTGACGATCCACATGTACTGGGATGGCAAGGGGTCTAGTGGGTATGGACCTGCTTTTAATGGACCTCTAATATCAGCTATTTCCGTGACTCCTG AATTCAAAGTTCACAATGAGAAACTACGTCCCTTACATAATGCACTGATTGGGATAGGTTCAACCATTATTCTTGTGCTGCTTTTATTGCCTTTTGTCTGGATGGGCTGGTTGAGAAGCAGAAACTCACCCA AAATAAAAGTaggtgaagaaaaaaaagaggaagggaCTCAAGACAAACATGTCACCCTCAAAGAATTAATAGATGCTACCGGAAAATTTAGCGACAAAAGTATAATTGGTAGTGGCAGTCTTGGGAAAGTTTATAAG GCACAACTACAAGGACAGATTAAAACTACTGTAGCTGTGAAGAGACTTTCCTCTCATTTTAAAGAAAATatccaaaaattgaaaaaggaaATCAAATGGTTATATGAATTGAAGCATGAAAATCTCATTAAATTGTTCGATTATCATATTGAGAAAGACCTCCAACTTCTTGTTTATGAATACATGGAAAACAGATCCCTGGAAGATGCCTTGACTG TCGACTCAAATACCAGATCATTGAAATTTACTTGGGATACTAGATTCAAGATTTGCTTGGGAATAGCAAGGGGTTTGGAGTATCTACACAATCATCGTAAACTAAATATTGCTCATATGAATATTAAAGCTGTTAATATTCTTCTTGATGGAGATCTTGAGCCAAAGATATCAGATTTTGGATTGGCACATCTTTATGTTGATGAGAATCAATTTAAGGTCATCAAAAGAGAAGTTTCACA AGGATATATGGCACCCGAATATTTTCAAGGAAATTTGACGATTAAAGCTGATGTTTACAGCTTTGGGGTGATCCTACTTGAAATTGTTTCTTGGAAAAAAAATGTGATCAAATCACACAATGGAACTGAGGTTCTTGTGGACACG GCTAATGAAAAACATGAACAAGGAAATCTCAAGGACATGATTGATAAAAATTTGGAAAATTGTGATACACAACAAGCCCTGACCATACTGCAATTAGCAGTGAAGTGCACCAGTATAGCCCCTAGCGTGAGGCCTTCAATGTCTGACGTTGTGAGTGTTCTTCTAAATAAAAAGAGGATTGACGAGCTTTTTAGATCTGCTTCCCCTAATGTTGGGGAAAAGATCAAGGGTAGCGGGCACCTTGCTTATGCTGATTCCTTGGGCGCCACTTCTATTGACCTTACACCATCAACTTCATCTCCTTCTACCAAAACCAAAGCTGAATTGGAAAGTATTTCTGTAGATGTTCCTATGAAATCCTGA